GTCAGCGTCGCGCCATAGGCTGCGAGATGCCTCAAGCCGTCAAGGCTCGGCACCAACCTCGACGTCATACGGCGGAGAACCTCGATGGCGACATACAAGATCACGGTGAATGGGCAGCGCCGGGACGTAACCGTTGATCCATCGACCCCTCTGCTCTGGGTTCTGCGCGAAGAGCTGAAGCTGACAGGCACCAAATACGGTTGCGGCATCGGCCTGTGCGGCGCCTGCACCGTGCACCTTGCCGGCGAAGCAACCCGCTCCTGCGGCTTGCCGGTCTCGGACGTCGGCGATCAGGAGGTGGTGACAATCGAAGGCATCGGCGGCGATCGTGTCGGTCGCATCGTGCAGGAGGCCTGGGTGGAGAAGGATGTCGTGCAGTGCGGCTATTGCCAGA
The genomic region above belongs to Mesorhizobium sp. B4-1-4 and contains:
- a CDS encoding (2Fe-2S)-binding protein translates to MATYKITVNGQRRDVTVDPSTPLLWVLREELKLTGTKYGCGIGLCGACTVHLAGEATRSCGLPVSDVGDQEVVTIEGIGGDRVGRIVQEAWVEKDVVQCGYCQSGQIMAAVALLKVTPRPSEADVEGTMTNLCRCATYVRIRAAIQDASTRLI